The following coding sequences are from one Nonlabens arenilitoris window:
- a CDS encoding lmo0937 family membrane protein, with product MRSILWLVAVICIIIWVLGLAGIGGGMGMGNLIHVLLVIAVIVILYNIISGKKPL from the coding sequence ATGAGAAGTATTTTATGGCTTGTAGCAGTAATCTGTATAATTATTTGGGTCTTAGGACTAGCTGGAATAGGCGGTGGAATGGGAATGGGTAATCTTATTCATGTTTTACTAGTAATTGCAGTAATCGTAATTCTTTACAATATTATATCAGGTAAGAAACCATTATAA
- the lipB gene encoding lipoyl(octanoyl) transferase LipB, with the protein MNKQVQFKDLGRKDYKETWDHQEQLFKDIIDVKIKNRREDAGLETDNHLLFVEHDHVYTLGKSGDLENLLANESLLKNIGATFYKINRGGDITYHGPGQIVGYPILDLENFFTDIHKYLRFLEEIFIKILADYGLKGERSDGETGVWLDVGTPFARKICAMGVRASRWVTMHGFAFNVNANLGYFDHIIPCGIEDKAVTSLAVELKRPVDENEVKEKIKMYFSELFEAELV; encoded by the coding sequence ATGAATAAACAAGTGCAGTTTAAAGATTTGGGTCGCAAGGATTATAAAGAAACTTGGGATCATCAAGAGCAACTTTTCAAAGATATTATTGATGTAAAAATTAAGAATAGGAGAGAAGATGCAGGTCTCGAAACTGATAATCATTTACTTTTTGTAGAGCATGATCACGTTTATACACTAGGTAAAAGTGGTGATTTAGAAAACCTATTAGCTAACGAGAGTTTACTTAAAAACATAGGAGCTACTTTTTACAAGATCAATCGTGGTGGCGATATTACTTACCATGGACCAGGACAGATTGTTGGTTATCCTATACTAGATTTAGAAAACTTCTTTACTGACATACATAAGTACTTACGTTTCCTTGAAGAGATTTTTATTAAAATTCTAGCAGATTATGGTCTTAAGGGAGAACGTAGTGATGGCGAGACAGGTGTATGGCTAGATGTAGGAACTCCATTTGCGCGCAAGATTTGTGCTATGGGTGTACGAGCTAGTCGCTGGGTGACCATGCATGGGTTTGCATTTAATGTAAATGCTAACCTAGGCTATTTTGATCACATCATTCCATGTGGTATTGAAGATAAGGCCGTCACTTCACTTGCTGTAGAACTAAAACGTCCAGTTGATGAGAATGAAGTGAAAGAGAAAATTAAAATGTATTTCTCAGAACTTTTTGAAGCAGAACTAGTATAA
- a CDS encoding putative porin, with protein sequence MNKNILLFLLLPLWAWAQLPTQTTTSGLNNNRPQFGKEKDLTVEGEKPPITDYLIISQDRDTTFVDTTLTMAKDYKYNYLRRDDFELMPFHNIGRPYNSLGKNFDFDLLTPRIGARARHANYIEIDDVLDYHVPTPLTELYFKTVVNQGQQLDALFTTNVSPELNFSISYKGLRSAGNYVNTLTSTGNFKFTTNYVSKSKKYRLRLHTVFQDNLNQENGGLNPESLEGFITGNEDLQDRGRLEPNLTDATSFLEGKRYYLNHDYEILGDKDSTSYYSARVYNTAFYEDKLYRYEENSASNSFLGASYVSSNLRDQTDLEQGALEAGITYDHYILGYFKAGVVRQEYNYGYNRTLDLGPGNFITNRLKGELYQFKGAFEKRIGKFDIKIATGINVAGDLDGQYLNGSARYAFKDVKIDAGIAISSRAPDFNYQLFQSDYVNYNWQNNFSNIEKQQLSFNVQSEKYFDLDISFTTLQDHVYFEENNVLNSDNEVTGYNSRPVQALDDITYLKIKAHKDIRFLRYFGLDNTIMYQNVSQGSDIINVPEFTTRNSLYYKDRLFKNALLLQTGLTLKYFSSYYMDSYDPVLGEFTVQTDQELGAFPMVDFFVNAKVRQTRIFFKLEHLNQLFASGDNYFSAPRTPYRDFTVRFGVVWNFFL encoded by the coding sequence ATGAATAAGAATATATTACTCTTTTTACTATTACCGCTTTGGGCTTGGGCTCAATTGCCTACTCAAACTACAACTAGTGGTCTTAATAACAATCGGCCTCAATTTGGTAAAGAAAAAGATTTAACGGTTGAAGGTGAAAAACCGCCTATTACAGATTATTTAATCATATCGCAAGATCGTGATACTACATTTGTAGACACGACTCTTACTATGGCCAAGGATTATAAATATAATTACTTGCGTCGTGATGATTTTGAATTAATGCCTTTCCATAATATAGGTAGACCATATAATAGTTTAGGGAAAAATTTTGATTTTGATTTATTGACTCCACGTATAGGTGCTCGAGCAAGGCATGCTAATTATATAGAAATAGATGATGTTCTTGATTATCATGTGCCTACACCTCTCACAGAGTTATATTTCAAAACGGTTGTGAATCAAGGTCAGCAATTAGATGCTCTTTTTACGACAAATGTGTCACCAGAATTGAATTTTTCTATATCATATAAAGGTTTACGTAGTGCTGGTAATTATGTTAATACACTTACTAGTACAGGGAATTTTAAGTTTACCACTAATTATGTTTCAAAAAGTAAAAAATATAGACTGAGATTGCACACTGTTTTTCAAGATAATTTAAATCAAGAAAATGGTGGTCTTAATCCAGAATCATTAGAAGGATTTATAACAGGTAATGAGGATTTACAAGATCGTGGCAGGTTAGAACCTAATTTAACAGATGCCACTAGTTTTTTAGAAGGAAAACGATATTATCTTAATCACGATTATGAGATTTTAGGCGATAAGGATTCTACTTCCTATTACAGTGCACGGGTTTATAATACAGCTTTCTATGAAGATAAGCTTTATCGCTATGAAGAAAATAGTGCTAGCAATAGTTTTTTAGGAGCTTCATACGTGAGTAGTAACTTAAGAGATCAGACAGATTTAGAACAAGGCGCTTTAGAGGCTGGAATTACTTATGATCACTATATACTAGGTTATTTTAAAGCTGGTGTTGTAAGGCAAGAATATAATTATGGTTATAATAGAACGTTAGATTTAGGCCCAGGAAATTTTATTACTAATAGATTAAAGGGTGAATTATATCAATTCAAAGGTGCCTTTGAAAAACGTATAGGTAAGTTTGATATTAAAATAGCTACGGGAATAAATGTTGCTGGTGATTTAGATGGGCAGTATCTTAATGGTAGCGCTCGTTATGCTTTTAAAGACGTGAAGATTGATGCCGGTATTGCAATTAGCTCTAGAGCGCCAGATTTTAACTATCAATTATTTCAAAGTGATTACGTAAACTATAACTGGCAAAATAATTTCAGTAATATAGAAAAACAGCAGTTAAGCTTTAACGTACAATCAGAAAAATATTTTGATTTAGATATCAGTTTTACAACCTTACAAGATCATGTGTATTTTGAGGAAAATAATGTGCTGAATTCTGATAACGAAGTGACCGGTTATAACTCACGACCTGTTCAAGCTTTAGATGATATAACTTATTTAAAAATAAAAGCGCACAAGGATATTAGATTCTTGAGATACTTTGGTTTAGACAATACCATTATGTATCAAAACGTTTCTCAAGGATCAGACATTATTAATGTTCCAGAATTTACTACTAGAAACTCCTTATACTACAAAGATCGACTGTTTAAAAATGCCCTTTTATTACAAACGGGTCTTACTTTAAAATACTTTAGTAGCTATTACATGGATTCATATGATCCTGTACTAGGAGAATTTACGGTACAAACAGATCAGGAATTAGGAGCGTTCCCAATGGTCGACTTTTTTGTAAATGCTAAGGTTAGACAAACACGGATCTTTTTTAAGTTAGAGCATCTTAACCAGCTATTTGCTAGTGGCGACAATTATTTTAGTGCTCCACGTACTCCATATCGCGACTTTACTGTCCGTTTTGGTGTAGTTTGGAATTTCTTCTTATAA
- a CDS encoding YqaE/Pmp3 family membrane protein — protein sequence MSFWRVLLAIIFPPLSVIGKGCGSILIVFILTCLGWVPGVIAALIILNKNN from the coding sequence ATGAGTTTCTGGCGTGTATTACTCGCGATTATTTTTCCTCCATTATCTGTTATAGGGAAAGGATGCGGTTCTATTTTAATTGTTTTTATACTAACTTGTCTAGGTTGGGTTCCTGGAGTTATAGCTGCGTTAATTATTTTGAATAAAAATAACTAG
- a CDS encoding type 1 periplasmic binding fold superfamily protein produces MKTINAINPRTMRSNAIKVLGLLAATAVFTSCDNDDDISAENEEEVITTVEYTLTSTTDANNVVVFTSVDADGEGPLSPVETVTGTLMANTVYNGSIKFLNELESPAEDITVEVAEEDDEHEVFYIDSISDLTIAKVDTDVNGNSLGLDTTFTTGASGTGTLTVVLRHEPLKPNDGTLANAGGETDVQVEFDLDVQ; encoded by the coding sequence ATGAAAACAATTAACGCAATCAACCCGAGAACAATGAGATCAAATGCAATTAAAGTACTAGGATTACTAGCGGCAACAGCTGTCTTTACATCATGTGATAATGATGATGATATTAGTGCTGAAAATGAAGAAGAAGTAATAACAACTGTTGAGTACACATTAACGAGTACAACTGATGCTAATAATGTAGTAGTGTTTACATCAGTAGATGCAGATGGTGAAGGGCCGCTTTCTCCAGTAGAAACTGTTACTGGAACCTTAATGGCTAATACAGTCTACAATGGTAGTATTAAATTTTTAAATGAATTAGAATCACCAGCAGAAGACATTACTGTTGAAGTTGCAGAAGAAGATGATGAGCATGAAGTTTTCTATATCGATTCTATATCTGACTTAACTATCGCAAAAGTTGATACAGATGTAAACGGTAATTCTCTAGGCTTAGATACTACATTCACTACTGGAGCTTCTGGCACAGGTACATTGACAGTTGTTTTAAGACATGAGCCTTTAAAGCCTAACGATGGAACACTAGCAAATGCAGGCGGCGAAACTGATGTACAAGTTGAATTTGATTTAGATGTTCAATAA
- a CDS encoding DNA topoisomerase IB: MTLSPDQIKECLTQPEAAAQLADLVYIHNDHLNIYRKKYGRGFTYLIHNKERLVDKKQLKRIKSLVIPPAWREVRISELPNGHLQVVGRDDKNRKVYLYHDMWSLLRNQTKFFKMSAFAKALPKIRKRLENDLDQDGMPQSKCLALVLSIMDQTYIRVGNQYYADKNDTYGLSTMRTRHLKNTNQGIQFSFIGKKGVQQETSIEDPDLVNHIHQCEEIPGWELFQYYDENGQHQSIDSGMINDYIHDVAGDIFSAKDFRTWGATHEFFKNLTELDHYQDDKECEKNILKSYDAAADALGNTRTVCKKYYVHPQLPESYRNGSFKSYTQKLKKLKDSEFFEATEKCVQEIIADFEIKFNT; the protein is encoded by the coding sequence ATGACTTTATCACCAGATCAAATAAAAGAATGTCTCACTCAACCTGAAGCAGCTGCTCAACTAGCAGATCTTGTGTATATACATAATGATCATTTAAATATTTATCGTAAAAAATATGGTAGAGGATTTACCTACTTAATTCATAACAAGGAACGACTGGTAGATAAAAAGCAGCTTAAAAGAATAAAATCTTTAGTGATACCGCCGGCATGGCGAGAAGTTCGTATCAGTGAATTACCTAATGGTCATTTACAAGTAGTAGGTCGTGATGATAAAAATAGAAAAGTCTATTTATATCACGACATGTGGTCGTTATTACGCAATCAAACTAAGTTTTTTAAAATGTCAGCTTTTGCAAAGGCATTACCTAAAATAAGAAAGAGATTGGAAAATGACCTCGATCAAGATGGGATGCCACAAAGTAAATGTCTAGCTTTAGTTTTAAGCATCATGGATCAAACCTATATAAGAGTAGGAAACCAATATTATGCAGATAAGAATGATACCTATGGTTTATCAACGATGCGTACTAGGCATCTTAAAAATACTAATCAAGGCATTCAATTCTCATTTATAGGTAAAAAAGGAGTTCAACAAGAAACTAGTATTGAAGATCCAGATCTAGTGAATCATATCCATCAATGTGAAGAAATACCAGGATGGGAATTATTTCAATATTATGATGAAAATGGTCAACATCAATCTATAGATAGTGGAATGATTAATGACTATATACATGATGTTGCAGGTGATATTTTTAGTGCAAAAGATTTTAGAACATGGGGTGCTACTCACGAGTTTTTTAAGAACCTAACAGAGTTAGATCACTATCAAGATGATAAAGAGTGTGAGAAAAATATTTTAAAATCGTATGACGCTGCTGCAGATGCTTTAGGGAATACAAGAACGGTTTGTAAAAAATATTATGTGCATCCACAGCTGCCAGAATCTTACAGAAATGGATCTTTTAAAAGTTATACACAGAAACTTAAAAAATTAAAGGATAGCGAGTTTTTTGAAGCAACTGAGAAATGTGTTCAAGAAATTATAGCAGATTTTGAAATCAAATTTAACACCTAA
- the lysS gene encoding lysine--tRNA ligase produces the protein MNPLSEQEIIRREKLGKLREMGIDPYPAALYPVDHTSTSIKADFKEGKQVNVAGRLMSRRIAGAASFAELQDSEGRIQVYFNRDEICPGDDKSQYNDVYKKLLDIGDIIGIEGELFKTQVGEMTIMVKKFTLLTKALKPLPLPKVDAEGKVHDGFVDPEMRYRQRYADLVVNPQVKEVFVKRTKLFNAMRTFFNDREYFEVETPILQPIPGGAAARPFITHHNSLDIPLYMRIANELYLKRLIVGGFDGVYEFSKNFRNEGMDRTHNPEFTAMEIYVAYKDYNWMMDFTERLLEHCAVSVNGKTSSQFGDQTIEWKAPYPRITMRQSIIDFTGFDIDGKSEAELYAFAKAEGIDVDATMGKGKLIDEIFGEKCEGNYIQPTFITDYPKEMSPLCKAHRDNPELTERFELMVCGKEIANAYSELNDPIDQRERFEAQVALGDRGDDEAMFIDQDFLRALEYGMPPTSGLGIGMDRLIMFLTNNPSIQEVLFFPQMKPEKKALDLTEDEKTVFDILKKQTEMDLNELKEQVSLSNKKWDKAIKGLNAKKITKVEKTDDSLIIKTI, from the coding sequence ATGAATCCACTTTCTGAACAAGAAATCATACGCCGCGAGAAACTAGGCAAATTGCGTGAGATGGGAATTGATCCTTATCCTGCAGCTTTATATCCAGTAGATCATACCTCTACATCTATAAAAGCAGATTTCAAGGAAGGTAAACAGGTAAACGTCGCAGGACGTTTAATGTCTAGACGTATTGCTGGAGCTGCCTCTTTTGCTGAGCTTCAAGATAGTGAAGGCCGTATACAAGTATATTTTAATCGTGATGAAATCTGTCCAGGTGATGATAAATCACAGTATAATGATGTTTATAAAAAATTATTAGACATAGGTGACATTATAGGTATAGAAGGTGAATTATTTAAAACACAGGTGGGAGAAATGACCATCATGGTTAAAAAATTCACACTTCTTACTAAAGCATTGAAACCATTACCATTACCTAAGGTTGATGCAGAAGGTAAAGTACATGATGGATTTGTAGATCCAGAAATGCGTTATCGCCAGCGTTATGCAGATCTAGTGGTAAATCCACAGGTAAAAGAAGTTTTTGTAAAACGTACAAAACTCTTCAACGCCATGCGCACATTTTTTAACGACCGCGAGTATTTTGAAGTAGAAACTCCTATACTACAACCTATCCCAGGTGGAGCTGCTGCACGTCCATTTATAACGCATCACAATTCGTTAGACATACCGCTTTATATGCGTATTGCAAATGAATTATATTTAAAAAGATTAATCGTTGGTGGATTTGATGGTGTATATGAATTCAGTAAAAACTTCCGTAATGAAGGTATGGATCGAACTCACAATCCAGAGTTTACCGCAATGGAAATCTATGTCGCTTATAAGGACTACAACTGGATGATGGATTTCACAGAGCGCCTTTTAGAACATTGTGCTGTTTCTGTTAATGGAAAAACAAGTAGTCAGTTTGGAGATCAAACAATAGAATGGAAAGCACCTTATCCTAGAATAACCATGCGTCAATCGATCATTGATTTTACAGGATTTGATATTGATGGAAAAAGTGAGGCTGAGTTATACGCTTTCGCGAAAGCGGAAGGAATAGACGTAGATGCCACAATGGGTAAAGGAAAGCTTATCGATGAAATCTTTGGAGAAAAGTGTGAAGGAAACTATATCCAACCTACCTTTATCACAGACTATCCTAAAGAGATGTCACCACTATGTAAAGCACACAGAGATAATCCAGAACTTACAGAACGTTTTGAATTGATGGTGTGTGGTAAGGAGATCGCAAATGCTTACTCTGAGTTGAATGACCCAATTGATCAACGCGAGCGTTTTGAAGCGCAAGTTGCACTAGGTGATCGTGGCGATGATGAGGCAATGTTTATCGACCAGGATTTCTTAAGAGCACTAGAATACGGTATGCCACCTACTAGTGGACTAGGAATAGGGATGGATCGGTTGATCATGTTCTTAACCAATAATCCTTCTATACAAGAAGTATTATTCTTCCCTCAAATGAAACCTGAGAAGAAAGCTCTAGATCTTACTGAAGATGAAAAAACCGTTTTTGACATTCTTAAAAAACAAACAGAAATGGATTTAAATGAGCTTAAAGAGCAAGTAAGCTTAAGTAATAAAAAATGGGATAAGGCTATAAAAGGCTTAAACGCAAAAAAAATCACCAAAGTAGAAAAGACCGATGATTCTTTAATTATCAAAACTATATAA
- a CDS encoding ribonuclease HII, whose protein sequence is MLLNQIHPDIVECGTDEAGRGCLSGPVTAAAVILPPNFKSDLLNDSKKLSRKRRYQLRTIIEEHAIAYHVSHVMMDTIDKINILNASILAMHQAIDGLKIRPEHIAVDGNRFKPYANITATTVIKGDGKYLHIAAASILAKTYRDDYMENISMEYPQYDWNKNQGYPTKKHREAIKEHGTTPYHRMTFKLLPDQLKVDL, encoded by the coding sequence ATGCTTTTAAATCAAATACATCCTGATATTGTTGAATGTGGTACTGACGAGGCTGGTAGAGGTTGCCTTTCTGGACCTGTGACTGCTGCCGCAGTTATTTTACCACCTAATTTTAAAAGTGATTTATTAAATGATAGTAAGAAGCTTTCGCGTAAGCGTAGATATCAACTACGCACCATAATAGAAGAGCACGCCATCGCCTATCACGTATCTCATGTAATGATGGATACCATAGATAAAATCAATATTCTTAATGCTAGCATTCTAGCCATGCACCAGGCTATTGATGGGCTAAAAATAAGACCAGAACATATAGCGGTTGATGGTAACCGTTTTAAACCATATGCAAATATCACTGCCACTACAGTTATTAAAGGAGATGGTAAGTACTTACATATTGCCGCAGCATCAATTCTGGCCAAAACCTACCGTGATGATTACATGGAAAATATATCTATGGAATATCCACAATACGACTGGAATAAAAACCAAGGTTATCCAACAAAAAAACATCGAGAAGCCATTAAAGAACACGGCACTACTCCATACCATAGAATGACTTTTAAACTTTTACCAGATCAGTTAAAGGTAGATCTATAA
- a CDS encoding TonB-dependent receptor, which translates to MKTLTLWLLIMLFAALWSTAQDCAYTLEGTVKDYHDNSSLELATVYIANLQRTVSTDVNGSFKIKDLCAGVYYLSIAHIDCEPKKITVDLTNSQKIEILLEHHVEDLQTIKVIADVHDDHNNTQSTTRIKKETVQNYSGATLGDALSSVAGVSSLKTGNSVVKPVIHGLYGSRVAIVNDGIRQQDQEWGIEHAPNIDVNTASSIQVIKGASALRYGGDAIGGTIIIEPARIISKDTLIGTVISQVQSNGRGGSITGSLNNYRKSGWYQQVTATYKRLGDYEAPDYVLRNTGNETTALNLGIGFKSFEYGGNFKYSYYESSLGILRASHIGNAADLVRSINSGTPTVINDFTYAIDVPRQEVAHHSLRFNAFKRFASLGKLEADYSLQFNNRKEYDIRRGSNAGRASLDMDLITHNASLNILLDASNTTTVNVGIDGMYQVNTPDANTGVRRLIPDYNATKVGTYLSVNHHLKDNWIIDAGLRLDSYKIDADKFYFQTRWESLGYDQQFPQFEIRTEGNQLLTNPVLDYGLFAFTAGTKYFFNDHYDLAVNVSSANRAPNPSELFSDGLHHALATIELGRLDLDKEQSYKFNTTFHVNHGKLDLEFNPYLNFVSDFIQLVPTSIETTTRGAFPVYQYEQLDARLWGMDVSASYNFYSKQPVKQTTENDLVYKVKRLLNFNSQFSYIHGTDIDADEPLIDMPPAQFSNTITWFNAVNTGLEFYLTNHTVLEQTRFPNNNYEVNVPLETGGFEMREVNISQPPAAYSLWNAGVSYSFFSKKNPKVRKSLLKLSVLNIFNTSYRNYLNRQRFYADDVGRDIQLQFIYNI; encoded by the coding sequence ATGAAAACACTTACATTGTGGTTGCTCATAATGCTTTTTGCAGCACTATGGTCAACTGCACAGGACTGTGCCTACACATTAGAAGGTACTGTCAAAGACTATCATGATAATAGTTCACTAGAACTGGCAACAGTTTATATAGCAAATTTACAGAGAACAGTAAGTACTGATGTGAATGGTTCTTTTAAAATAAAGGACTTGTGCGCAGGAGTTTATTATTTATCAATTGCCCATATCGATTGTGAGCCTAAAAAAATTACGGTTGACCTTACGAACTCTCAAAAAATTGAAATTTTACTAGAGCATCATGTTGAGGATCTGCAAACTATTAAAGTTATTGCAGATGTACACGATGATCACAATAATACACAGTCCACAACGCGTATCAAGAAAGAAACGGTACAAAATTATAGTGGAGCAACTTTAGGTGATGCTTTATCGAGTGTTGCTGGTGTTAGTTCATTAAAAACCGGGAATAGTGTAGTAAAGCCTGTAATACATGGTCTTTATGGTAGTAGAGTAGCTATAGTTAATGATGGAATCCGTCAACAAGATCAAGAATGGGGAATTGAGCACGCGCCTAATATAGATGTAAATACTGCAAGTAGTATACAAGTGATTAAGGGAGCAAGTGCTTTAAGGTATGGTGGTGATGCGATAGGAGGAACAATAATAATTGAACCAGCTAGAATTATATCAAAAGATACTTTAATAGGAACAGTTATTAGTCAGGTGCAGTCTAATGGTCGTGGTGGTTCTATTACTGGATCATTAAATAACTATCGCAAATCGGGCTGGTATCAACAAGTCACGGCTACTTATAAAAGATTAGGCGATTATGAAGCACCAGATTATGTATTGAGAAATACTGGTAATGAGACAACTGCATTAAATCTAGGGATAGGTTTTAAGTCATTTGAGTATGGGGGAAATTTTAAATATTCTTATTATGAATCATCTTTAGGGATTTTAAGAGCTTCTCATATAGGAAATGCAGCAGACTTAGTGCGCAGTATTAATTCTGGAACACCTACGGTCATTAATGATTTTACTTATGCTATCGATGTCCCAAGGCAAGAAGTAGCTCATCATAGTTTGAGATTTAACGCTTTTAAAAGGTTTGCTAGTCTAGGAAAACTTGAGGCAGATTACTCGTTACAATTTAATAATCGAAAAGAATATGACATAAGACGTGGAAGTAATGCTGGTAGGGCGTCTTTGGACATGGATTTAATTACACATAACGCTTCATTAAATATATTATTGGATGCTAGCAATACAACCACAGTAAATGTAGGGATAGATGGAATGTATCAAGTCAATACACCAGATGCTAATACTGGTGTACGTCGATTAATCCCTGATTATAATGCAACAAAGGTGGGAACTTATCTTAGTGTTAATCATCATCTTAAAGATAATTGGATTATAGATGCTGGTTTAAGATTAGACTCATATAAAATAGATGCAGATAAATTTTATTTTCAAACTCGCTGGGAAAGTCTAGGCTATGACCAGCAATTTCCACAGTTTGAAATAAGAACAGAAGGAAATCAATTACTTACTAATCCTGTTTTAGATTATGGTCTATTTGCTTTTACAGCAGGGACTAAATATTTCTTTAATGATCATTATGATCTTGCTGTTAATGTTAGTTCTGCAAACCGTGCACCTAACCCTAGCGAGTTGTTTAGTGATGGACTACATCATGCTCTAGCGACGATTGAATTAGGGAGATTAGACCTAGATAAAGAGCAATCTTATAAATTTAATACCACTTTCCATGTAAATCATGGAAAGCTTGACCTGGAATTTAATCCTTATCTAAATTTTGTAAGTGATTTTATTCAGTTAGTACCTACCTCAATAGAGACCACGACTCGAGGTGCTTTCCCAGTGTATCAATATGAACAACTGGATGCGAGATTATGGGGAATGGATGTAAGTGCGAGTTATAATTTTTATAGTAAACAGCCTGTAAAGCAAACAACTGAAAACGATCTGGTTTATAAAGTCAAACGTTTGTTGAATTTTAATTCGCAGTTTTCTTATATACATGGAACTGATATTGACGCAGATGAGCCTCTTATCGATATGCCACCAGCACAGTTCAGTAATACGATAACTTGGTTTAATGCTGTGAATACAGGATTAGAATTTTACTTAACAAATCATACTGTGCTGGAGCAAACACGATTTCCTAATAATAACTATGAAGTAAATGTTCCTTTAGAAACAGGTGGTTTTGAAATGCGTGAAGTAAACATTTCACAGCCACCGGCAGCTTATAGTCTATGGAATGCTGGAGTGAGTTATAGTTTTTTCTCTAAGAAAAATCCAAAAGTCAGAAAATCTCTTTTAAAACTCAGTGTGCTAAACATATTTAATACCAGCTATCGCAATTACCTTAATAGACAGCGCTTCTATGCTGATGATGTAGGTCGTGATATTCAACTTCAATTCATATATAATATTTAA